GGACGCATAGCGTCATTATTTGAACCATAATTTGCACTTGCTACAATACTAACAGTTGATAATACTAAAATTGTTGCTAAACTAATTTTCTTCATCATAAATCTCCTTACTAAATTTGGGGTTTATACAAAGCGACTCTCATTCGCTTTGATGAGGATATTTAAACAAATAAAGATTAAGAAAATCTTAAGAAACAAAAAAAGATCAAAAAAAAGGAAATATTATGCGCTGTGACAATATGTCGGCTTTTATCGTCATGGATATCGTGCGTGAAGCGGCAAAATACCCGAATGCCATCCACTTTGAAATCGGTCAGCCCGATCTCGCACCCTCACCTAAAGTGACGCAAGCCTTGCTGCAAGCAGTCGAAGCACAACAATTCAGCTATACCGAAAGTTTAGGACTGGTGGCGTTACGCGATAAAATCTGCCAATATTATGACCGCACTTATGGTGTAAAAATTACGCCCAATCGCGTGTTATTAACTCCCGGAACCAGCGGCGCGTTTTTGGTGGCATACGCGCTCACCTTAAATAAAGGCGATAAACTCGGCTTAACGGATCCGGCGTATCCTTGCTACAAAAACTTCGCTTATATGATGGATATTGAACCAGAATTTATGCCGGTGGATAAACAGGATTATTATCAATTATCGCCAGCACAATTACAGGGACGTGCCATTCAAGCGCTACAAATTTCCTCGCCGGCAAATCCAACCGGCAATATTTACCGCCCCGAACGTTTGAAAGCCCTAAATGACTATTGCATGGCGCATCAAATAGCCTTTATTTCTGACGAACTTTATCATGGTTTAGTGTATGACGAACAAGCTGCCAGTGCCTTGCAATTTAACCCTAACGCCTATGTTATCAACGGATTTTCCAAATATTTTTGTATGCCGGGAATGCGCTTAGGTTGGATTATCGTGCCGGAGAATAAGGTTCGAGAAGCAGAAATTATTGCACAAAATATTTTTATTTCTGCCCCAACTTTGAGCCAATATGCCGCGCTGGAAGCCTTTGACCAAGACTATTTAGACGAGGTAAAAGAAAAATTCCGCCAACGCCGTGATTTTTTATATCGCCAATTAAGCGATATTTTTACCATTGAATTTAAACCGCAAGGCGCCTTTTATTTATGGGCGGATGTGTCAAAATATACTGACAATTGCTATGAATTTGCACAAGAAATGCTACGCGAAATTCAAGTTGCTGCCACGCCGGGCATTGATTTTGGGCGTAACGGAACACAGCATTATCTCCGTTTCGCTTATACTCGCGATATTGAACATTTACGCGAAGGTGTTGAGCGAATTAAAGGTTGGCTTGCAGCAAGAAAACCTTAAATTATTGTGTAAAAAAACTCAAAAAAAAGACCGCACTTTTCTTCTACATATTGCTTGATATAGCTGAAAGTGCGGTCATTTTTTATGCATTTTTTAATGTTGTACATACCACCAAGGCAATATCACTATCCACAAAATGGCGCTCAAACTCACCACAACGCTAAAGCTTACATGTTGCGTTTTATGACGAAAATGTTTCATTGCCAAATGTACGCCGATAAAACCGCCGCACAACGACAATAAAAACAAGGTTTTTTCCGGAATGCGCCATTGCTGTTTTATTGCTTTTTGTTTGTCGCGATACATCAAAAAATAAGCGGCGATATTCACCGCCGCTAAATATAAAATAAAAGCAAAATTAAGCATATACCGGAAGACGTTTACAAATGTCTAACACTTTTGCTTTTGTTTCGGCAATCACTTGCTCGTGGTTTTCTTTGCCAATGCTGTCTAATACATCACACATCCAACCGGCTAACACTTTCACATCTTCTTCATTAAAACCACGACGGGTCACAGAAGGCGTACCGACACGGATACCCGAGGTAATAAACGGTTTTTGCGGATCATTTGGCACTGCATTTTTGTTAACCGTGATATTAGCGCGACCTAATGCGGCATCGGCAGCTTTACCGGTTAATCCATGACTCACTAAATCCACTAAGAATAAATGGTTTTCAGTACCGTTTGACACCACGTTATAGCCACGTTGTTTAAATACGTCCACCATGGCTTTCGCATTTTTCACTACATTCGCTTGGTAAGTTTTAAATTCAGGCTCAAGGGCTTCTTTAAAGCAAACTGCTTTTGCTGCAATCACGTGTACCAACGGACCACCTTGACCCGCAGGGAATACAGCGCTATTTAATTTTTTGTATAGTTCTTCATCACCGTTTGCCAAAATCAAACCACCGCGAGGACCGGCTAGGGTTTTGTGCGTAGTGGTGGTTACCACGTGCGCATAAGGCATTGGGCTTGGGTAAACACCGGCAGCAATAAGACCGGCAACGTGCGCCATGTCCACAAACAAATATGCCCCAACTTCATCGGCAATTTCACGCATTTTTGCCCAATCCACCACTTGAGAATACGCCGAGAAACCACCTACGATCATTTTTGGTTTTACTTCGTGTGCTTGTTTACGCAACGCATCGTAATCAATCACGCCATCTGCAGTAATACCATACTGTTCCGCATGATAAATTTTACCGGAGAAACTCACTGACGCCCCATGAGTCAAATGTCCACCATGCGCCAAACTCATCCCTAAAATCGTATCGCCCGGATTTAACAATGCCATATAAACAGCGGCGTTTGCTTGTGAACCGGAATGCGGTTGTACGTTTGCATAATCTGCGCCAAACAATTCTTTTGCACGATCAATGGCTAATTGCTCCACAATATCCGCATACTCGCAACCACCATAATAGCGTTTACCCGGGTAACCTTCCGCATATTTATTAGTAAACTGAGAACCTTGCGCCTCCATAACACGTGGGCTAGCGTAGTTCTCAGATGCAATCAACTCAATATGCTCTTCTTGACGACGATTTTCATCTTGGATTGCTTGCCACAATACCGGATCGTAATCTGCAATATTCATACTTCTTTTTAACATTGTTTTGTCCTCATAAGTGATGGAAATGATGGGATATAGTTTACCCTGTTCTACAATAATTTTTAATTAAAATTTGATTGCTAATTTTTCATTTTTTAAATGAATAAATTTCATAAAAAATGACCGCACTTTACTTTTGCTGTTCTCTCGCCACCGCACGATAACCAATGTCACGACGATAAAAACGCCCTTGCCATTGAATTTGTTCCGCCAATTTTAACGCTTTTTGCTGTGCTTCAAAAACTGAATTCCCCAATGCTGTAGCACAAAGTACGCGCCCACCGCTGGTCACTAGTTTACCGGCTTGCTCGGCAACACCGGCTAAGAACACTTTTTCATCCTGACTCGCTTGGCTTGGCAATCCATAAATTTCATCGCCTTTGCGATAATCGTTCGGATACCCCTCAGCAGCAAGCACAATGCCCAACGCGGCTTGTTCGTGCCATTCGGATTGGATCTCATCTAATTTTCCGGCGCAGGCTTGTAAGCAAAGTTCAACCAAATCCGATTTCATACGCATCATGATCGGCTGCGTTTCCGGATCGCCAAAACGACAGTTAAACTCAATCACTTTCGGCTGCCCTTGTTTATCAATCATCAACCCGGCATACAAAAAGCCTTTATACACATTATTTTCCGCCGCCATACCGCGCACAGTCGGATAAATAATCTGTTCCATCACGCGCTGATGAATTTCAGGTGTTACCACCGGCGCCGGAGAATAAGCCCCCATGCCTCCGGTATTCAAGCCTTTATCTTGCTCACCAACACGTTTATGATCTTGACTGGTTGCCATTGGCTCAACGTGTTCACCATCCACCATCACGATAAAGCTGGCTTCTTCACCATCTAAAAATTCCTCAATGACCACTCGGCTGCCTGCTTCACCAAACGCATTGCCTGATAGCATATCTTTAATTGCCGCTTCAGCTTCCTGCAATGTCATCGCCACAATCACGCCTTTCCCAGCAGCCAAGCCATCTGCTTTAATCACAATCGGCGCACCCTTTTCACGCACGTAAACCAACGCCGGCGCAATCTCGGTAAAATTACGGTATTCCGCTGTCGGAATATGGTGACGGGCTAAA
This portion of the [Pasteurella] aerogenes genome encodes:
- the aspC_2 gene encoding aminotransferase; translated protein: MRCDNMSAFIVMDIVREAAKYPNAIHFEIGQPDLAPSPKVTQALLQAVEAQQFSYTESLGLVALRDKICQYYDRTYGVKITPNRVLLTPGTSGAFLVAYALTLNKGDKLGLTDPAYPCYKNFAYMMDIEPEFMPVDKQDYYQLSPAQLQGRAIQALQISSPANPTGNIYRPERLKALNDYCMAHQIAFISDELYHGLVYDEQAASALQFNPNAYVINGFSKYFCMPGMRLGWIIVPENKVREAEIIAQNIFISAPTLSQYAALEAFDQDYLDEVKEKFRQRRDFLYRQLSDIFTIEFKPQGAFYLWADVSKYTDNCYEFAQEMLREIQVAATPGIDFGRNGTQHYLRFAYTRDIEHLREGVERIKGWLAARKP
- a CDS encoding Protein of uncharacterised function (DUF1294) is translated as MLNFAFILYLAAVNIAAYFLMYRDKQKAIKQQWRIPEKTLFLLSLCGGFIGVHLAMKHFRHKTQHVSFSVVVSLSAILWIVILPWWYVQH
- the glyA gene encoding serine hydroxymethyltransferase yields the protein MLKRSMNIADYDPVLWQAIQDENRRQEEHIELIASENYASPRVMEAQGSQFTNKYAEGYPGKRYYGGCEYADIVEQLAIDRAKELFGADYANVQPHSGSQANAAVYMALLNPGDTILGMSLAHGGHLTHGASVSFSGKIYHAEQYGITADGVIDYDALRKQAHEVKPKMIVGGFSAYSQVVDWAKMREIADEVGAYLFVDMAHVAGLIAAGVYPSPMPYAHVVTTTTHKTLAGPRGGLILANGDEELYKKLNSAVFPAGQGGPLVHVIAAKAVCFKEALEPEFKTYQANVVKNAKAMVDVFKQRGYNVVSNGTENHLFLVDLVSHGLTGKAADAALGRANITVNKNAVPNDPQKPFITSGIRVGTPSVTRRGFNEEDVKVLAGWMCDVLDSIGKENHEQVIAETKAKVLDICKRLPVYA
- the purD gene encoding phosphoribosylamine--glycine ligase, coding for MNILIIGNGGREHALAWKVAQSPLADRVFVAPGNAGTARESAVENVAISATDVPALVKFAQEKQIGLTIVGPEAPLVVGVVDAFEQAGLTIFGPRQSAAQLEGSKAFTKDFLARHHIPTAEYRNFTEIAPALVYVREKGAPIVIKADGLAAGKGVIVAMTLQEAEAAIKDMLSGNAFGEAGSRVVIEEFLDGEEASFIVMVDGEHVEPMATSQDHKRVGEQDKGLNTGGMGAYSPAPVVTPEIHQRVMEQIIYPTVRGMAAENNVYKGFLYAGLMIDKQGQPKVIEFNCRFGDPETQPIMMRMKSDLVELCLQACAGKLDEIQSEWHEQAALGIVLAAEGYPNDYRKGDEIYGLPSQASQDEKVFLAGVAEQAGKLVTSGGRVLCATALGNSVFEAQQKALKLAEQIQWQGRFYRRDIGYRAVAREQQK